The following coding sequences lie in one Planktothrix sp. FACHB-1365 genomic window:
- a CDS encoding diacylglycerol kinase produces MASKFRKSGYHPIRKLKVILAGLHIAIATEFSVAYKVILSVVVLVIAVIFSQWPDLIFIFLVTGLMLIAELFNSAIEGLCDFLEQQYDEKIRAIKDISAAAVGISILIWAVALIFESHHLWSLFNLLIP; encoded by the coding sequence ATGGCTAGCAAATTCCGCAAATCTGGTTATCATCCGATTCGCAAGCTCAAAGTAATCTTAGCAGGTCTTCATATTGCGATCGCAACGGAGTTTAGTGTTGCTTACAAAGTCATTTTATCTGTCGTCGTCTTAGTTATTGCTGTGATTTTTAGCCAATGGCCGGATCTCATATTTATTTTTTTAGTGACGGGGCTAATGTTAATCGCTGAATTATTCAATAGTGCCATTGAAGGTTTATGTGATTTTTTGGAACAACAGTATGATGAGAAAATTCGCGCTATCAAAGACATTTCTGCTGCTGCTGTTGGCATCAGTATTTTAATTTGGGCAGTGGCTTTAATTTTTGAAAGCCACCATCTGTGGTCATTATTCAATTTGTTGATTCCCTAG
- the ctpC gene encoding carboxyl-terminal processing protease CtpC — protein MVISRSGLVLGATAVMLTAVAVAGAGIHLSSQASFRESPKELIDEVWQVIHKSYVDGTFNQVDWTAVRTEYLNRNYTSDEQAYTAIREMLKKLDDPYTRFMNPEEFKNMQIDTSGELTGVGIQLTQDEETKKLVVISPIEGSPAFTAGVQAQDIISEIDGRSTEGMDINEAVTLIRGPVGTKVNIKILRGDKPLDFNITRDRIEIHPVRASKNTSSAGEIGYIRLNTFSANASEEMREAINDLEKQNVAGYILDLRSNPGGLLYSSIEIARMWLNQGDIVSTVDRQGETDRQKANNRALTNKPLVVLVDGGSASASEILSGALQDNKRGVIVGTKTFGKGLVQSVRGVGNGSGLAVTIAKYFTPSGRDINHEGIQPDIKVELTEAQRDELRKDRTKVGTTADPQYVKGLEILKGEIAKTKQGTQAQSK, from the coding sequence GCAGGGGCGGGAATTCATCTTTCGAGTCAAGCATCCTTTCGGGAAAGTCCCAAGGAGTTAATTGACGAAGTTTGGCAGGTGATCCATAAAAGTTATGTGGATGGAACCTTTAATCAAGTGGACTGGACGGCTGTTCGCACTGAATATTTAAACCGCAACTACACCAGCGACGAACAAGCCTACACCGCTATTCGGGAAATGTTGAAGAAGCTCGATGACCCCTACACGCGCTTCATGAACCCCGAAGAATTTAAAAATATGCAAATTGATACGTCTGGGGAATTAACCGGGGTCGGGATTCAATTAACCCAAGATGAAGAAACGAAAAAATTAGTGGTGATTTCTCCCATTGAAGGTTCTCCTGCATTTACCGCCGGAGTTCAAGCCCAAGATATTATTAGTGAAATTGATGGTCGCAGCACCGAGGGAATGGATATTAATGAAGCGGTGACTTTAATTCGCGGGCCAGTGGGAACAAAAGTTAATATTAAAATATTACGGGGAGATAAACCTTTAGATTTTAATATTACTCGCGATCGCATTGAAATTCATCCGGTTCGTGCGTCTAAAAATACAAGTTCGGCGGGAGAAATTGGTTATATTCGCTTAAATACTTTTAGCGCGAATGCGTCTGAAGAAATGCGCGAAGCCATTAACGATTTAGAGAAACAAAATGTGGCGGGTTATATCCTTGATTTACGTTCAAATCCGGGGGGATTACTCTATTCTAGCATTGAAATTGCTCGAATGTGGTTAAATCAAGGAGATATTGTTTCTACGGTTGATCGTCAAGGGGAAACAGACCGTCAAAAAGCCAATAATCGGGCGTTAACCAATAAACCCTTAGTGGTTTTAGTAGATGGGGGTTCAGCCAGCGCCAGTGAAATTTTATCCGGTGCATTACAAGATAACAAACGAGGGGTTATAGTGGGAACAAAAACCTTTGGGAAAGGGTTAGTTCAATCTGTCCGAGGAGTGGGAAATGGTTCGGGTTTAGCTGTCACCATTGCGAAATATTTTACCCCCAGTGGTCGAGATATTAACCATGAAGGAATTCAACCGGATATTAAAGTTGAACTCACCGAAGCCCAACGAGATGAGTTAAGAAAAGATCGGACAAAAGTAGGAACAACGGCTGATCCTCAATATGTTAAAGGGTTAGAAATTCTCAAGGGCGAAATTGCTAAAACAAAACAAGGAACTCAAGCTCAATCTAAGTAA